From the genome of Staphylococcus haemolyticus, one region includes:
- the mqo gene encoding malate dehydrogenase (quinone): MSSEHSKTDVILIGGGIMSATLGTLLKELSPDKEIKIFEKLEQSGEESSNVWNNAGTGHSALCELNYTKEGKEGSVDITKAIKINEQFQVSKQFWAHLVRTGQLENPSNFIQSVPHMSFVKGIFNVKFLKNRVAALKENILFEKMGITEDREKIKEWVPLMVEGRTSHVPIALSRDESGTDVNFGALTKKLISNLKERNVEVSYKQEVENIEKLDNGNWKVTVKDLNSGQSHTYESEFVFIGAGGASLPLLQKTGIKQSKHIGGFPVSGLFLRCTNKDVIEKHHAKVYGKASVGAPPMSVPHLDTRFVNGERALLFGPFAGFSPKFLKTGSNLDLIRSVKPNNLLTMLSAGVKEIDLTKYLVSQLMLKHEDRMNDLRVFVPNAKDEDWEVIVAGQRVQVIKDTEDSKGNLQFGTEVITSDDGSLAALLGASPGASTAVDIMLDLLQRCYGNEFKNWIPKIKEMVPSFGLKLTEHEDVYRAVNKEIQKYLNVK, from the coding sequence ATGAGTTCAGAACATAGCAAAACAGATGTCATCTTAATAGGTGGCGGTATAATGAGCGCAACACTCGGTACATTATTAAAAGAATTATCTCCAGACAAAGAAATTAAAATATTTGAAAAATTAGAACAATCTGGTGAAGAAAGTTCAAATGTTTGGAATAATGCTGGCACAGGGCATTCTGCACTTTGTGAATTGAATTACACTAAAGAAGGCAAAGAGGGCTCTGTTGATATTACAAAAGCAATTAAAATCAATGAACAATTCCAAGTATCTAAGCAATTTTGGGCACATTTAGTAAGAACTGGACAATTAGAAAATCCATCTAACTTCATTCAATCAGTGCCACATATGAGTTTCGTAAAAGGTATCTTCAATGTAAAATTCCTTAAAAACAGAGTAGCAGCTTTAAAAGAAAATATACTATTTGAAAAAATGGGTATTACTGAAGATCGTGAAAAAATTAAAGAATGGGTACCTTTAATGGTTGAAGGAAGAACATCACATGTTCCAATTGCATTATCTCGTGATGAAAGTGGGACAGATGTAAACTTTGGTGCATTAACAAAAAAACTCATCTCTAATTTAAAAGAAAGAAATGTAGAAGTCTCTTATAAACAAGAAGTTGAAAATATTGAGAAACTGGATAATGGTAACTGGAAAGTGACTGTTAAAGATCTTAATTCTGGACAAAGTCATACGTATGAATCTGAATTTGTATTTATTGGGGCCGGCGGTGCAAGTTTACCGTTACTTCAAAAAACAGGTATCAAGCAATCAAAACATATCGGTGGTTTCCCAGTAAGTGGTTTGTTCTTACGTTGTACTAATAAAGACGTTATCGAAAAACATCATGCTAAAGTTTACGGTAAGGCAAGTGTAGGTGCACCACCAATGTCGGTACCTCATTTAGATACACGATTTGTAAATGGTGAACGTGCTTTATTATTCGGCCCATTTGCAGGCTTTTCACCTAAATTCTTAAAAACAGGTTCAAATTTAGACTTAATACGTTCAGTTAAACCTAATAATTTATTAACAATGTTATCAGCAGGTGTTAAAGAAATAGATTTAACTAAATATCTCGTATCACAACTTATGTTAAAACATGAAGATCGTATGAATGATTTACGTGTATTTGTACCTAATGCAAAAGACGAAGATTGGGAAGTTATTGTTGCAGGTCAACGTGTACAAGTGATTAAGGATACTGAAGATAGTAAAGGTAACTTACAGTTTGGTACTGAGGTAATTACATCTGATGATGGTTCTCTTGCAGCATTATTAGGTGCTTCACCTGGTGCATCAACTGCAGTAGATATTATGTTAGATTTATTACAACGTTGTTATGGTAATGAATTTAAAAATTGGATTCCGAAAATTAAAGAAATGGTACCTTCTTTCGGACTTAAATTAACAGAGCATGAGGACGTCTATCGAGCTGTTAATAAAGAAATTCAAAAATATTTAAATGTAAAATAA
- a CDS encoding DUF3021 domain-containing protein, with translation MRKLYQFVSISLVIGLTLSIIFSYINAGGEYYPISPVTTLGKLYYSHLSEPIVMLIAICLWLLIGALFYLANFFFSHTDWSITRSTLMHFMLSYIGLLPIGILSGWFSISVSNIFIFTFYFIIIYIIIWIIEFLKSRKYVSEINNQLNKK, from the coding sequence ATGAGAAAATTATATCAATTTGTTAGTATTTCTTTAGTAATAGGTTTAACACTTTCTATCATTTTTAGTTATATCAATGCTGGCGGTGAATATTATCCAATTTCACCAGTTACAACACTAGGTAAGTTATATTATTCACACTTGTCTGAACCAATTGTAATGCTCATCGCCATTTGCTTGTGGCTTTTAATTGGTGCATTATTTTACTTAGCAAACTTTTTCTTTTCGCACACAGATTGGAGTATCACACGTAGCACATTAATGCATTTTATGTTGAGTTATATCGGATTATTACCAATTGGTATTTTATCCGGATGGTTTTCGATAAGTGTTTCAAATATATTTATTTTTACATTCTATTTCATCATTATCTACATCATTATTTGGATAATAGAGTTTTTAAAAAGTAGAAAATATGTTTCTGAAATCAATAACCAATTAAATAAAAAATAA
- a CDS encoding LytTR family DNA-binding domain-containing protein, protein MKLRLHISPEEDEKYIAIHAPEFDDEVQQVITNIEDLNSLKQLYGKQDDMIHIIEIQTIISFRTHKNQVIAIRDGEQFKLKERLYELEEKLPTSFIRISKSEIVNINKIKKLQLEPNGLIRIYLQHIDYTYSSRRYLKSIKERLSL, encoded by the coding sequence ATGAAACTACGGTTACATATATCACCCGAAGAAGATGAGAAGTATATCGCGATTCACGCACCTGAATTTGATGATGAAGTACAGCAAGTTATTACAAATATTGAAGATTTGAATAGTTTAAAACAACTCTATGGCAAACAAGATGACATGATCCATATTATAGAAATTCAAACCATCATTAGTTTTCGTACACATAAAAATCAAGTCATTGCAATTAGAGACGGCGAACAATTTAAATTGAAAGAACGATTATATGAACTTGAAGAAAAACTTCCTACTTCATTTATTCGAATTTCTAAATCTGAAATTGTAAATATTAATAAGATTAAAAAATTGCAATTGGAACCTAATGGTTTGATTAGAATTTATTTGCAACATATTGATTATACCTACTCCTCTAGAAGATATTTAAAATCCATAAAGGAGAGACTTTCATTATGA
- a CDS encoding sensor histidine kinase: protein MFKTLYTRIAIYTITVILFSALVSFLFANVYYHFNLKAHNDAKIMRTLKEARAFHTSSNQSDTQSYFKHLGDMNYQIMIVDHSYHKTFFGEPFRKDTISDSAINQVLKGKAYHGIKNKPFELFITGFFDNETDNTVGIPFNQNNQKLAVFMRPDIGETFSEFRTFLAVLLICLLGISITLVIASTYSIIKPIKILKQATERLMHGDFNSPIYQSRHDEIGTLQYRFEAMRQSLKQVDDMRQHFVQNVSHEIKTPLTHIHRLLSTLQSNVNQGERDQIIHEIHEEVTHLSNLTKELLLLSELDNATHLKFEDDVHFKELITDIIRHEQYGIDNKQLMLMSDIDTVHFRGNNRLLHQACSNLIQNAIKYSNPNSMIDVNLFNNEGTIYFTVTNEGHTIPESVQPHLFDRFYKRNAEDNSNGLGLAITQSIIHLHRGQISVTSNDRDGTTFTVTLPETN, encoded by the coding sequence ATGTTTAAGACGCTTTATACTCGTATTGCAATTTACACGATTACAGTCATTCTTTTTAGTGCTTTAGTCAGTTTTCTTTTCGCAAACGTGTACTATCATTTCAATTTAAAAGCACATAATGACGCAAAAATTATGCGTACTTTAAAAGAGGCAAGAGCATTCCATACATCTTCAAATCAATCTGACACTCAATCATATTTTAAACATTTAGGAGATATGAACTATCAAATTATGATTGTAGATCACTCATATCATAAAACATTTTTTGGTGAACCATTCCGAAAAGACACTATTTCAGATTCAGCAATTAACCAAGTACTAAAAGGTAAAGCCTACCATGGTATTAAAAATAAACCTTTCGAACTATTTATAACTGGCTTTTTTGATAATGAAACGGATAATACTGTGGGTATCCCTTTTAACCAAAATAATCAAAAGCTTGCCGTATTTATGCGTCCTGATATAGGTGAAACATTTAGTGAGTTTCGCACTTTTCTAGCTGTTCTTTTAATATGCTTATTAGGTATATCTATCACGCTCGTTATTGCATCTACATATTCAATTATTAAACCTATAAAAATATTGAAGCAAGCAACTGAACGTTTAATGCATGGTGATTTTAATTCACCAATCTATCAAAGTCGTCATGACGAAATTGGTACGTTACAATATCGATTTGAAGCGATGCGACAATCTTTAAAACAAGTAGATGATATGCGACAACACTTTGTTCAAAATGTTTCACATGAAATCAAGACGCCATTAACGCACATTCATCGTCTACTTAGTACGCTACAAAGCAATGTAAATCAAGGAGAGCGTGATCAGATTATTCATGAAATTCATGAAGAAGTTACGCATTTAAGTAATTTAACAAAAGAATTATTATTATTATCTGAACTAGATAACGCTACTCATCTAAAATTTGAAGATGATGTTCACTTTAAAGAATTAATAACTGACATCATTCGTCACGAGCAATATGGGATAGATAACAAACAATTAATGTTGATGTCTGATATAGATACGGTTCATTTCCGAGGAAATAATCGTTTATTACATCAAGCATGTTCTAATCTCATTCAAAATGCAATTAAGTATTCTAATCCCAATAGCATGATTGATGTGAATTTATTTAATAACGAAGGAACTATTTATTTTACCGTTACTAATGAAGGGCATACCATTCCAGAATCAGTGCAACCTCATCTATTCGATCGTTTTTATAAGCGTAATGCTGAGGACAATAGCAATGGATTAGGATTAGCAATTACTCAATCTATCATTCATTTACATCGTGGACAAATATCAGTAACTAGTAATGACCGTGACGGAACGACGTTTACAGTGACATTGCCTGAAACTAACTAA
- a CDS encoding response regulator transcription factor codes for MVKCLIVDDDYKILHYVSQHLEAAQIQTVTQASGESAIAYLANNKVDIAVVDIMMTGMDGFELCQLLKNDYDLPVIMLTARDALSDKERAFVSGTDDYVTKPFEVKELLFRIQAVLRRYQINSQDIIKLGNVTLIQEYMELSVDSKNVNLPTKEFQLLFLLCGQPKHIFTRDTLIERIWGFDYEGDERTIDVHIKRLRHRLNQLKATIEIQTVRGQGYRVITHV; via the coding sequence ATGGTGAAGTGTTTAATAGTAGATGACGACTATAAGATATTACATTATGTATCTCAACATCTCGAAGCAGCCCAAATTCAAACCGTCACTCAAGCAAGTGGTGAAAGTGCAATCGCGTACCTTGCAAATAATAAAGTCGACATTGCAGTTGTTGATATTATGATGACTGGCATGGATGGATTTGAATTATGTCAATTGCTTAAAAATGATTATGATCTACCTGTCATAATGTTGACGGCAAGAGATGCTCTGAGTGATAAAGAACGTGCATTTGTAAGTGGAACAGACGATTACGTTACCAAGCCTTTTGAAGTAAAAGAATTGTTATTTAGAATACAGGCTGTGTTAAGACGTTACCAAATTAATTCTCAAGACATTATAAAGTTAGGAAATGTTACTCTAATTCAAGAGTATATGGAATTATCTGTCGACTCTAAAAATGTTAATTTGCCTACAAAAGAGTTTCAATTATTATTTTTATTGTGCGGTCAACCAAAACATATTTTCACAAGAGACACACTAATTGAGCGGATTTGGGGATTCGATTATGAGGGAGATGAAAGAACTATAGACGTTCACATTAAGCGACTACGTCATCGTTTAAATCAATTAAAAGCCACAATTGAGATACAAACAGTTCGTGGACAAGGATACAGGGTGATTACACATGTTTAA
- a CDS encoding ABC transporter permease encodes MNLAWKEIKFYRFRYTLIMLIIFLLGSMVLFISGLAQGLARENISYLNNMPAEHYIVEDNKEPKLESSQLNQSQQNKIEKIIHENATQMGTQTLKINQQDQDVITLNTPKHLTPKLVSGNYPKKQNEIAISEKLTGNDLKVGDTVTFKGHHHNYKISGIMNESMYSHSSMILMNKEAFKSLNKQVSTFYPVDKINKDNKESLKQIKGIKVVNEKALTDNIASYQAEQMPLNLMIISLFVITAIVLSAFFYVMTIQKIPQIGILKAIGIKTKHLLTALLLQIILTTMVGVILAFSVILILNAFMPVTMPFYLSYSQVLLMIVVFLIVGLIGALLSFIKVLKVDPIEAIGGME; translated from the coding sequence ATGAATTTAGCATGGAAAGAAATAAAATTTTACAGATTTCGTTATACATTAATCATGTTAATTATATTTCTATTAGGAAGCATGGTGTTATTTATTAGTGGATTAGCTCAAGGCTTAGCACGAGAAAATATATCATATTTAAATAATATGCCAGCTGAACATTACATAGTCGAAGATAATAAGGAACCGAAGTTAGAAAGTTCTCAGTTGAACCAATCACAACAAAACAAAATAGAGAAGATCATTCATGAAAATGCAACTCAAATGGGGACGCAAACACTTAAAATAAACCAACAAGATCAAGATGTTATCACATTAAATACGCCTAAACATCTTACGCCAAAACTTGTAAGTGGTAATTATCCAAAAAAACAGAATGAAATAGCTATTAGTGAGAAACTGACTGGAAATGACTTGAAAGTTGGAGATACTGTAACTTTTAAAGGACATCATCATAACTATAAAATAAGCGGCATAATGAATGAATCGATGTACTCACATAGTTCAATGATATTAATGAATAAAGAAGCGTTTAAGTCATTGAATAAACAAGTATCAACATTTTATCCGGTTGACAAAATCAACAAAGATAACAAAGAATCACTTAAACAAATTAAAGGAATAAAGGTTGTAAATGAAAAGGCATTAACTGATAACATTGCTAGTTATCAAGCAGAACAAATGCCGCTTAATTTAATGATTATTAGTCTATTTGTGATTACAGCAATTGTTTTAAGTGCGTTCTTCTATGTGATGACGATTCAAAAAATACCTCAAATAGGCATTCTTAAAGCCATAGGTATTAAAACGAAACATTTATTAACTGCACTTTTACTACAAATTATTTTAACAACAATGGTAGGTGTTATTTTAGCATTTTCCGTCATACTTATATTAAATGCCTTTATGCCTGTAACTATGCCGTTTTATCTAAGTTATAGTCAGGTGTTATTAATGATAGTCGTATTTCTAATTGTAGGGTTAATCGGTGCATTATTATCCTTTATAAAAGTTCTAAAAGTAGATCCTATAGAAGCAATTGGAGGTATGGAATAA
- a CDS encoding ABC transporter ATP-binding protein has protein sequence MALQLKHITKTFGNGDAQTEVLKNINFSVNQGEFIILSGASGSGKSTLLNILGGLLSPSSGDVLYKGENLFSKEVDKTSLRLNDIGFIFQSSHLVPYLTVREQLMIVAKEAGIKRKEAKDKAQRLLNEIGLSHRLDVYPHLLSGGEKQRVAIMRAFMNEPKIILADEPTASLDADRATSVVQMIKAHVQTKNMIGIMITHDKRLFEYADRVIEIQDGKIEL, from the coding sequence ATGGCATTGCAACTCAAACACATTACTAAGACATTTGGCAATGGAGATGCACAAACAGAAGTATTAAAGAATATTAATTTTAGTGTGAATCAAGGTGAATTCATCATACTAAGTGGCGCATCTGGATCAGGTAAATCTACACTTCTTAATATTTTAGGTGGATTACTAAGTCCGTCAAGTGGAGATGTTTTGTATAAAGGCGAGAATTTATTTTCAAAGGAAGTTGATAAAACAAGTCTAAGACTAAATGATATAGGTTTTATTTTTCAATCATCTCATTTAGTTCCTTATCTAACAGTTAGAGAACAATTAATGATTGTAGCTAAAGAAGCGGGTATAAAGCGTAAAGAGGCTAAAGATAAAGCACAAAGACTATTAAATGAGATAGGTCTGAGTCATCGTTTAGATGTTTATCCTCATTTGTTATCTGGAGGAGAGAAACAACGCGTCGCTATAATGAGAGCTTTTATGAATGAACCTAAAATCATATTAGCAGATGAGCCAACTGCCAGTTTAGATGCAGATAGAGCGACATCTGTTGTGCAAATGATTAAAGCACATGTTCAAACTAAAAATATGATTGGTATTATGATTACGCATGATAAAAGATTATTTGAATATGCAGATAGAGTGATTGAAATACAAGATGGTAAAATCGAGTTATGA
- a CDS encoding YdcF family protein produces the protein MPVPIVNGGFLWLTMIAISTCYALLLYMSWSSALGRISTHKQYDLIMVLGAGIFTEKVTPMLAERLNRALSVYQHQTDKCKIIVSGGQGPDEPISEALAMQRYLIQHGVPQSSIIMESQSTNTFENFYYSKKVIHNLYSNSPNILCVTSQFHILRGMKFAHTNRMKVDGIGSHTPYHFFDVALVRDFLALMYQYKLLLTIYFAVLFFASLFILF, from the coding sequence ATGCCTGTTCCTATAGTTAATGGTGGTTTCTTGTGGCTAACAATGATTGCTATAAGTACTTGTTATGCATTACTGCTTTACATGTCTTGGTCATCAGCTTTAGGTCGCATCTCAACTCATAAGCAGTACGACTTAATTATGGTATTAGGAGCTGGAATTTTCACAGAAAAAGTTACACCAATGTTAGCCGAAAGATTAAATCGTGCACTTAGTGTATATCAACATCAAACTGACAAATGTAAAATAATTGTTAGTGGTGGTCAAGGGCCAGATGAACCCATATCTGAAGCATTAGCGATGCAGCGTTATTTAATACAACATGGGGTTCCCCAATCTAGTATTATTATGGAATCTCAATCGACAAATACGTTTGAAAACTTCTATTATTCAAAAAAAGTCATACACAACTTATACTCAAATAGCCCCAACATACTTTGTGTTACGAGCCAATTTCATATCTTACGAGGAATGAAATTTGCGCATACGAATCGAATGAAAGTTGATGGTATAGGAAGTCACACCCCTTATCATTTCTTTGATGTCGCATTAGTGAGAGATTTCTTAGCACTAATGTATCAATATAAATTACTATTGACCATTTACTTTGCAGTTTTATTTTTTGCTTCTCTTTTCATTCTATTTTAA
- a CDS encoding MarR family winged helix-turn-helix transcriptional regulator — MSIISRNHIEFMKQFIDDTNTLTAKLLKDQQSKYGISMEQSNVVRLLSHHQVLSITEITEKQGVNKAAVSRRIKKLIDSGFVALQKPNNNIDQRLKYVALTEKGRKYTEENNKIVSDMVSDMVADLSSKDIEKALSVLYIIDERVKKFNSKV, encoded by the coding sequence ATGAGCATAATTTCAAGAAACCACATCGAATTTATGAAGCAATTCATAGATGATACTAATACTTTAACTGCAAAGTTATTAAAAGATCAGCAAAGCAAGTATGGTATTTCAATGGAGCAATCCAATGTTGTAAGATTGCTAAGCCATCATCAAGTATTATCAATTACTGAAATAACTGAAAAGCAAGGTGTTAATAAAGCAGCAGTAAGTCGACGTATCAAGAAACTAATCGATAGTGGCTTCGTAGCATTACAAAAGCCAAATAACAATATTGATCAACGACTAAAATATGTTGCTCTAACGGAAAAAGGTAGAAAATATACTGAAGAAAACAATAAAATTGTTAGCGATATGGTTAGTGATATGGTAGCTGATTTATCAAGTAAAGATATTGAGAAAGCTTTAAGTGTATTATATATAATAGATGAGAGAGTAAAAAAATTTAATTCAAAAGTTTAA
- a CDS encoding zinc ribbon domain-containing protein, with protein sequence MSTCPKCGQKIDSNLNKCPNCGNKLDNKDNQINSPQINTSNIRIRKFIPWAIVAFIIVLLIIVFVLVRNYNSPDAQTKILVNAIDNNDSQKVATLLSSKNSHIDSDEASVYIDYIRSEVGMKKFARDIKSTVETLNKSDSKEAINLKTRAGNNYLRVSKNGTRLLIFDNMSYTAPTKKAIVKPKLDTKYEFKDGGKKKTVIADANKTTSLGTYIPGIYSVDAKKETEYGEFSGQLKFDFRYGKSNTVEVNENFNEALLTVKLKGKSDLDKDSLKVEINDKQMKYSSSREYGPYPQTKDVTVSALGKAKGKTFHAETKTIKARDLGNINSATLEFDDEEISDYIEEKEAEENSLKTKLSNFFSNYSFTLNSAISRSDFNLVSTFLKDKSSIYKSIKNNLNQSVAFINPQVISASQKGNTINTKVQHLNSNGQYETTNYELREDSDTGNIQIVDSK encoded by the coding sequence ATGAGTACATGTCCGAAATGTGGACAGAAAATTGATAGCAACTTAAACAAATGTCCTAATTGTGGGAATAAATTAGACAATAAAGACAATCAAATAAACTCCCCTCAAATCAACACATCTAATATTAGGATAAGAAAGTTTATTCCTTGGGCTATCGTTGCGTTTATCATTGTTTTACTAATTATTGTGTTTGTATTGGTTAGAAATTACAATTCACCTGATGCACAAACAAAGATTTTGGTTAATGCAATTGATAATAATGATTCACAAAAAGTAGCGACGCTATTAAGCTCTAAAAATTCTCATATAGATTCTGATGAGGCAAGTGTATATATAGACTATATTAGAAGTGAAGTTGGTATGAAGAAATTTGCGCGCGATATTAAATCTACAGTAGAAACACTTAATAAAAGTGATTCTAAAGAGGCAATAAATTTAAAAACGCGTGCAGGTAATAACTACTTACGTGTAAGTAAAAATGGTACACGATTATTAATATTCGATAATATGAGTTACACTGCTCCGACAAAGAAGGCAATTGTGAAACCTAAATTGGATACGAAGTATGAATTTAAAGATGGTGGAAAAAAGAAAACAGTTATTGCTGATGCGAATAAGACGACTTCACTAGGTACTTATATCCCAGGTATATATTCTGTTGATGCTAAAAAAGAAACAGAATATGGAGAGTTTAGTGGTCAACTTAAATTTGACTTTAGATATGGAAAGAGTAACACAGTTGAAGTAAACGAAAACTTCAACGAAGCGTTATTAACAGTCAAATTAAAAGGAAAAAGTGATTTAGACAAAGACTCATTAAAAGTTGAAATAAATGATAAACAAATGAAATATAGCAGTTCTAGAGAATATGGACCTTATCCTCAAACGAAAGATGTTACAGTTTCTGCGCTAGGTAAGGCAAAAGGGAAAACATTCCATGCAGAGACAAAAACAATCAAAGCAAGAGATTTAGGTAATATTAATAGTGCTACATTAGAGTTTGATGATGAAGAGATTAGTGATTATATCGAGGAAAAAGAAGCGGAAGAAAATAGTTTGAAAACAAAGCTAAGTAATTTCTTTAGTAATTATTCTTTCACTTTGAATTCAGCTATTTCACGAAGTGATTTCAATTTAGTGAGTACATTTTTAAAAGATAAATCGAGTATCTATAAGTCTATAAAAAACAATTTAAACCAATCAGTTGCCTTTATTAATCCACAAGTTATAAGTGCTAGTCAAAAAGGCAACACGATTAATACTAAAGTGCAACATTTAAATAGCAATGGGCAGTATGAAACCACTAATTATGAATTAAGAGAAGATAGTGATACGGGTAATATTCAAATAGTTGATTCAAAATAA